The following DNA comes from Pseudoalteromonas aliena SW19.
TTAAATTACTGCATCAATGATTTAAACGTACAGAAAAGTGATTTTTATAAGATCTTGGTTGAAGACTACCAAGGCGATTTTAATAAAGCACTGAGCCAGTATCGTCATCGCCATGACAAAGTCACGGCAGCTAAAGATGGTAATACACTTATTAAAGATTTTTCTAAATTGCACAAGCAAAATTCTGATTTTGTAACACGTACGGTTAAGCATTTTATTGCTAAAGATCCGTCGCTTACAACCGAAGGAGCGCTTGAAAAGCTGTATAACAATTATATAAAAAAATAATCACAGAAATTCACCTTAATTAACTGCGTTTTCACCTGTTTTTTTGGCTTTATGGTTTAGCTTTCGTTAAAGTAGCAAAAAAACAGGAGAATCAAACAACATGCAAAAATTTGCTCCCTCTTTATTAGCAGTTGGCTTAGCCGCTGCACTTGTAGGTTGCCAAGAAAACGGCCCGCAAGACGATAAAATAACAATCAATAAAAACCCTTATCCAAGTACTTATCAGCCAGTTGCTACATCAAGCACATTAATTACCAATGCAACCGTACTAACAGGTACTGGTGAGCGTTTAGATGATGCTGATGTATTGCTTGTTGGCGGTAAAGTACAACAAGTAGGTAAAGATTTAACTGCCACTGCTGATATTACAATTGATGCGCAAGGCAAGTGGGTAACACCAGGTATTATTGATGTACATTCACACTTAGGTGCATACCCAAGCCCGTCGGTTGAGTCGCATCAAGATGGTAATGAAATGACCAGTCCTAACACTGCTGAAGTGTGGGTTGAGCATTCTGTTTGGCCACAAGATCCAGGTTTTAATCGTGCACGCGAAGGCGGTATTACATCACTGCAAATTTTACCTGGCTCAGCTAATTTATTTGGTGGACGAGGGGTTACACTTAAAAACGTACCATCGCATACTATGCAAGGTATGAAATTTCCTGATGCGCCATATGGTTTAAAAATGGCGTGTGGCGAAAATCCAAAACGTGTTTATGGTCGTCAAGGCGTATTACCTTCAACGCGTATGGGTAACATGGCTGGCTATCGCATGGCGTGGGCTGAAGCGAGTGAGTATAAGCGCGCATGGGATAAATACGATGCCGATTATGAAGCCGGTTTAAATCCAGACGCTCCAATGCGTGATATTAAACACGATACCCTGCGCGGCGTGCTTGAAGGTGAAGTACGTATTCACAACCATTGTTATAAAGCTGAAGAAATGGCAATGATGATTGACCTATCAAAAGAGTTTAATTATCACGCAGGCACTTTTCATCACGGTATTGAAGCATATAAAATTGCTGACTTACTTGCCCAAAATGGCTCGTGTGCTGCACTTTGGCCAGACTGGTGGGGCTTTAAAATGGAAGCCTACGACATGGTTCAAGAGAATGTTGCCATTGTTGATGCGGTTAAGAACTCGTGTGCAGTTGTCCATTCAGATTCTGACACAACGATCCAGCGCTTAAACCAAGAGGCCGGCAAAGTTATGTTCCGTGCTAACGAAAACGGTTTTGATATTTCTGAGCAACACGCGATTAAATGGATCACGGCTAACGCTGCTAAGTCACTAGGTATAGATGACAAAACAGGATCGCTTGAAGCGGGTAAGCAAGGCGATGTTGTTATATGGAATCAAAGCCCGTTTAGTGTTTATGCTAAAGCTGAACAAGTGTTTGTTGATGGTGCAAAAGTTTACGATAGAAACGACAGCGCTTTTCAAGCAACAAGTGATTTTATGTTAGGTCAACAATAAGGAGCTCCCAGAATGAAAAATTTATCACGTTCGTTTTCGCTTTCTCTGGTTGCTGCCGGATTACTGGCATCAGGTGCTGTAAGCGCACAATCGTTAGCAATTATTAACGCAACATTGCACACGTCTACCGAGCAAGGTGTACTAAAGTCGGCAAGCATTGTTATGACGGATGGCAAAATCACCGCGATTAATCCAAGCGAAATTAACGCTGACACAATTATTGACGCAAAAGGTCAAATTGTAACGCCAGGCTTTATTGCAAGTGCAAATCAGCTAGGGCTTGTGGAAGTTGGCGCTGTTGCCGGTTCGCGCGATGCTGGCGATGACAAAGCTGATATTGACTTTGATGTGAGCCTTGCTTTCAATCCACATTCGAGCTTAATTCCTTATGCACGCAAAGGCGGTATTACACGCGATGTTATTACTCCGCATGGTGGTGATAGCATTTTTGCAGGTCTTGCAAGTGTGGTTGATTTAAGTGGCAGTTTTGATAGCAACATGCAAAAACAGGCTGCTTTAATTGTGTACTTAGGTGAACGAAGTAAAGGCTCTCGTGCATTTACATTACAGACGCTTATTAATAAATTAGATGAACACAAAACCAAGGCAAGCAAAAAAGCTAAAAAAGACGACGATAAGCCAAGTACGGAAGATAAAGTAATGGCTAAAGTCCTTAGCGGCAAAATGCCATTAGTTGTAGGCGTTTCTCGTGCAGCAGATATTGTTGAGCTTATTAAAGTAAAAGAGCAATTTGGTATTAATCTAGTACTTAATGGCGCACAAGATGCGGTTGTTGTTAAAGAGCGTGTTGCAAAAGCAAATATTCCAGTAATTATTAGCGCAATGGATAGCTTACCAGCAAGTTTTGATTCACTTCATGCTAGTTTATATAATGCAGGCATACTTGAAAAAGCAGGCGTTAAAGTATTATTAACGGTAGGTGGCGATGCAAGTCACAACATGTATCAATTACGTTTTGATGCGGGCAATGCCGTATCGTACGGTATGAGCCAACAAGGTGCGTTAAAAGCGGTTACATCAAACGTTGCTGATGTGTTTGGTATAAATGCAGGTAGCCTTGAAGTAGGTAAAGCCGCTGATGTAGTTATGTGGAGTAACGACCCGTTTGAACTGAGTAGCCACGTGAGCAAAATGTTTATTAATGGTGAAGAGATCTCTACACAATCTCGCCAAGATAAACTGCGTGACCGTTATACGACTGATTCTAAAATGCCACGTGCATACACTAAATAACTAATATATCTTAACTATTGAAAGGCCGCTATTTTATAAATAGCGGCCTTTTTGTTTGTAAAATTTAGACAAAAAAGCCGCTTACTTTTACAAGTAAGCGGCTTTTAAGTTTAAACCAATATTTATACTAATTTAGCAAGAATATCGTTAAATGTAGTGCTTGGACGCATTGCTTTAAAGGCCGCATCATCGTTAGGCTGGAAGTAACCACCTAAATCAACTGCAGGGCCTTGCGCATCGTTAAGCTCACTTACTATTTGCTCTTTGTTAGACTCAAGGTCGCTAGCAATTTGCGTAAACTGTGCTTTAAGTTCACTATCATCATTTTGCTTAGCAAGTTCTTGTGCCCAGAACAAAGATAGGAAGAAATGAGAACCACGGTTATCAATTTCTTTCACTTTACGTGAAGGAGACTTGTTTTCTGCTAAGAAAGTACCTGTTGCTTTATCTAGTGTATCAGCAAGCACTTGTGCCTTGTTGTTACCCG
Coding sequences within:
- a CDS encoding amidohydrolase, whose translation is MQKFAPSLLAVGLAAALVGCQENGPQDDKITINKNPYPSTYQPVATSSTLITNATVLTGTGERLDDADVLLVGGKVQQVGKDLTATADITIDAQGKWVTPGIIDVHSHLGAYPSPSVESHQDGNEMTSPNTAEVWVEHSVWPQDPGFNRAREGGITSLQILPGSANLFGGRGVTLKNVPSHTMQGMKFPDAPYGLKMACGENPKRVYGRQGVLPSTRMGNMAGYRMAWAEASEYKRAWDKYDADYEAGLNPDAPMRDIKHDTLRGVLEGEVRIHNHCYKAEEMAMMIDLSKEFNYHAGTFHHGIEAYKIADLLAQNGSCAALWPDWWGFKMEAYDMVQENVAIVDAVKNSCAVVHSDSDTTIQRLNQEAGKVMFRANENGFDISEQHAIKWITANAAKSLGIDDKTGSLEAGKQGDVVIWNQSPFSVYAKAEQVFVDGAKVYDRNDSAFQATSDFMLGQQ
- a CDS encoding amidohydrolase family protein; its protein translation is MKNLSRSFSLSLVAAGLLASGAVSAQSLAIINATLHTSTEQGVLKSASIVMTDGKITAINPSEINADTIIDAKGQIVTPGFIASANQLGLVEVGAVAGSRDAGDDKADIDFDVSLAFNPHSSLIPYARKGGITRDVITPHGGDSIFAGLASVVDLSGSFDSNMQKQAALIVYLGERSKGSRAFTLQTLINKLDEHKTKASKKAKKDDDKPSTEDKVMAKVLSGKMPLVVGVSRAADIVELIKVKEQFGINLVLNGAQDAVVVKERVAKANIPVIISAMDSLPASFDSLHASLYNAGILEKAGVKVLLTVGGDASHNMYQLRFDAGNAVSYGMSQQGALKAVTSNVADVFGINAGSLEVGKAADVVMWSNDPFELSSHVSKMFINGEEISTQSRQDKLRDRYTTDSKMPRAYTK